The proteins below are encoded in one region of Planctopirus limnophila DSM 3776:
- the hemE gene encoding uroporphyrinogen decarboxylase — protein MKVTPLMMTTELADSRFMRAVRREATDTTPIWIMRQAGRYLPEYMAVRSKVTFLELCETPALAAEVTLTAREVLDVDAAILFADLLPMLRPMGIDLEYAKGEGPVIHNPLRAPEDLQRFRELEDLSSLGFVYDAIRLIRKDLPGNIPLLGFAGAPFTLASYVLEGGGSRNYLHTKRWMYNHPEEWHELMGRLSRTIVRYLLAQAAAGCQAVQIFDSWAGCLSPSDYREFVLPHTKAVIRELMPHVAVINFMTGNPALLAMQNEAGGSLLGIDWRHDIGDVWKLVGDSKGIQGNLDPLVLEADLPILKAKADAILEASRGHRGHVFNLGHGVYPEVDPEKVKELVRHVHESGAR, from the coding sequence GTGAAAGTAACTCCTCTGATGATGACAACGGAATTGGCTGACAGTCGCTTTATGCGAGCCGTTCGCCGTGAAGCGACTGATACCACTCCCATCTGGATCATGCGTCAGGCTGGGCGATATCTGCCCGAATACATGGCTGTTCGCAGCAAAGTGACCTTTTTAGAACTTTGCGAAACCCCCGCCTTGGCAGCCGAAGTGACGCTCACTGCGCGGGAAGTGCTCGATGTCGATGCCGCGATTCTCTTTGCCGATCTACTGCCCATGCTTCGCCCCATGGGCATTGATCTGGAATACGCCAAAGGGGAAGGGCCTGTGATTCATAATCCCTTGCGGGCTCCTGAAGATTTGCAGCGATTTCGCGAACTCGAAGATTTGAGTTCTCTTGGATTTGTTTACGATGCGATTCGCCTCATTCGCAAAGACCTTCCCGGAAACATCCCCTTGCTGGGTTTTGCCGGGGCGCCATTCACATTGGCTTCTTATGTTCTGGAAGGGGGGGGATCTCGCAATTATCTGCATACCAAACGATGGATGTACAACCATCCGGAAGAATGGCACGAACTGATGGGGAGACTCTCGCGGACGATTGTCAGATATCTGCTGGCCCAGGCGGCTGCCGGATGTCAGGCCGTGCAGATCTTCGATAGCTGGGCGGGCTGCTTATCTCCTTCGGATTATCGAGAATTTGTTTTGCCCCACACAAAAGCTGTCATTCGGGAATTGATGCCGCATGTGGCAGTCATCAACTTCATGACGGGAAATCCGGCACTACTGGCCATGCAGAATGAAGCGGGAGGAAGCCTCCTCGGCATCGATTGGCGGCACGATATTGGTGATGTCTGGAAGCTCGTCGGTGATTCCAAGGGGATTCAGGGCAATCTCGATCCACTGGTCCTCGAAGCTGATCTTCCTATCTTGAAGGCGAAGGCCGATGCCATTCTCGAGGCCAGTCGAGGTCATCGTGGACACGTCTTTAATCTCGGGCATGGTGTCTATCCGGAAGTCGATCCTGAGAAAGTGAAAGAGTTGGTACGCCATGTTCATGAGTCAGGTGCTCGTTGA
- a CDS encoding uroporphyrinogen-III synthase, with protein MQSSSHPVSNDKTDRLKICSFESRRGEEMASLIERMGGLATIAPSMREISLGENPEAFRFGERLLNHEFRLMVFLTGVGARALLEVLETRFPRDEILAAWDRCVTIVRGPKPHAVLREWGVHVDARAPEPNTWRELLSTLDDWGALQSVSMAVQEYGQPNELLYEELQQRGAIVTRVPVYRWALPEDLNPLENAIRTCVRGEFDALLWTSAQQVHHVLEVADRMGLKIQFLQAANRCVIGSIGPTATETLIEQGLAPDLEPEHPKMGPLVKLVCEAGLPIVARKQ; from the coding sequence GTGCAGAGCTCATCTCATCCAGTCAGTAATGATAAGACTGACCGCCTGAAAATCTGCTCTTTCGAGAGCCGCCGTGGCGAGGAGATGGCTTCGCTGATCGAGCGTATGGGCGGGCTCGCCACGATTGCACCGTCGATGCGTGAGATTTCTCTCGGAGAGAACCCTGAGGCGTTCCGATTTGGGGAACGATTACTCAATCACGAATTCCGCCTGATGGTTTTCCTCACCGGTGTGGGGGCGAGAGCTTTACTTGAAGTATTGGAAACTCGATTTCCCAGAGACGAGATCCTGGCTGCCTGGGATCGCTGCGTGACGATTGTTCGTGGGCCCAAACCCCATGCCGTGCTGAGGGAGTGGGGTGTGCATGTTGATGCGCGTGCCCCCGAACCAAACACCTGGCGAGAACTGCTTTCCACTCTCGACGATTGGGGTGCACTTCAATCCGTTTCGATGGCTGTGCAGGAATATGGTCAGCCCAATGAGTTATTGTACGAGGAACTTCAGCAGCGTGGTGCCATTGTGACGAGGGTTCCCGTCTATCGATGGGCTTTGCCAGAAGATTTAAATCCCCTTGAAAATGCGATTCGTACCTGTGTGCGAGGTGAGTTTGATGCTCTCTTGTGGACGAGTGCTCAGCAGGTGCATCATGTGCTGGAAGTCGCCGATCGCATGGGGTTGAAAATACAGTTTCTTCAGGCAGCCAACCGGTGTGTGATTGGTTCGATTGGCCCCACTGCGACAGAAACGCTTATCGAGCAGGGGCTTGCTCCTGACTTAGAACCCGAGCATCCTAAAATGGGCCCACTGGTCAAGCTGGTTTGTGAGGCCGGTTTGCCGATTGTTGCCCGAAAACAGTGA
- a CDS encoding DUF1444 family protein: MDNAEPLEHWTSHIGLFGWYKLAFPPSWSLIERQGHVLLRPAEGQATLSLTVSWSNQPADPQSALKKLLIDKYAHRRRMQVRGSAHPGNNTGWHCGETLLQPPASFWKRLWERGNWQKFQVTVIAEGHLLLVAELLQGSDVDHEFQTLAKVVIQTLKLNPAPCDPPNVFIARAVDFIRQAHPDLNCQQAGDLQIHLGGSTVSLVNFYREYLHRPNYFEAILENAVGTLVNLQKETSGNFRPKRESVVHRLIPMLYPQKSIRNAVGPGLFDTDHWEGGPLQLATREANELGFVCEGFAADLAMTYVVDEEQAYWYVQPAQLEDWEMTYEELRSIALENLDRHFEAHPMEMTVIESEHGPAVAMPTKPDAYNAARLASESFRERLRLLLGGSCVVGVPNRDFFVAVSLSCEETVEQIRERVTVDHHQMTHPLTSRLLLITADGVSEYV, from the coding sequence GTGGATAACGCTGAACCACTAGAACATTGGACATCCCATATCGGCCTTTTCGGGTGGTACAAACTGGCGTTTCCCCCCAGTTGGAGTCTCATCGAGCGGCAGGGACATGTCCTGCTCCGCCCTGCAGAAGGCCAGGCGACACTCTCTTTAACCGTCTCGTGGTCCAATCAGCCAGCCGATCCACAATCTGCACTCAAGAAGCTGCTCATTGATAAGTACGCACACCGCCGCCGCATGCAGGTGCGAGGCTCTGCTCACCCTGGCAACAATACTGGCTGGCATTGCGGCGAGACACTTCTTCAGCCTCCTGCGAGTTTCTGGAAACGTTTGTGGGAACGCGGGAATTGGCAGAAGTTTCAGGTGACCGTGATTGCTGAAGGGCACCTGCTGCTGGTGGCAGAGCTGTTACAAGGGAGTGATGTTGATCATGAGTTTCAGACGTTAGCAAAAGTTGTGATCCAGACTCTGAAACTGAATCCTGCACCCTGCGATCCACCGAATGTCTTTATCGCCAGAGCTGTCGATTTTATTCGACAGGCTCATCCCGATCTGAATTGTCAGCAGGCTGGTGATCTGCAGATTCATCTGGGAGGGAGCACTGTCAGCCTCGTGAATTTTTACCGCGAGTACCTGCATAGACCCAACTACTTTGAAGCGATTCTCGAAAACGCCGTGGGAACTCTGGTCAACCTGCAAAAGGAGACCTCCGGGAACTTTCGTCCCAAACGGGAGAGCGTAGTTCATCGGCTGATTCCCATGCTTTACCCCCAAAAATCGATTCGAAATGCCGTCGGTCCAGGACTGTTTGATACGGATCACTGGGAAGGCGGCCCCTTGCAACTGGCAACTCGCGAAGCCAACGAACTGGGTTTCGTCTGTGAAGGGTTCGCAGCAGATCTGGCGATGACTTATGTTGTTGATGAAGAGCAGGCGTACTGGTATGTGCAGCCGGCACAGCTTGAAGACTGGGAGATGACTTACGAGGAACTGCGATCCATTGCTCTGGAAAATCTCGATCGACATTTTGAAGCCCACCCGATGGAAATGACCGTCATCGAGAGTGAGCACGGACCGGCGGTCGCCATGCCTACCAAACCGGATGCCTACAATGCCGCACGACTGGCGAGTGAGTCTTTCCGCGAGCGATTACGTCTACTTCTGGGCGGGTCGTGTGTGGTCGGTGTCCCGAATCGAGATTTTTTCGTCGCAGTCAGCCTTTCCTGTGAAGAGACTGTTGAACAAATTCGTGAACGAGTGACCGTGGATCATCACCAGATGACCCATCCACTCACTTCGCGACTGCTGCTGATTACGGCCGATGGTGTCAGCGAATATGTCTGA
- a CDS encoding MBL fold metallo-hydrolase, producing the protein MFVERSMILLGTGTSHGVPIIGCHCPICLSENPRNRRTRSGVAVEAPEGLFLIDTSPELRIQLIREKIDLVHAAIYTHSHADHIFGLDDLRLFGYRLNRPIPLYCEEIVEQQLRAAFSYAFVPPPPDLHMGAVPMLKFERLSLEPFQLLGLNILPIRLMHGKLPVLGFRIGNVAFCTDVSFIPEESLERLMGLDVLIIDALRDTPHATHFGIPQALEIIQLTQPKRAFLTHVSHHLDYETTNKRLPPHVELAYDGLRIPLT; encoded by the coding sequence ATGTTTGTGGAACGCTCGATGATTCTTCTGGGGACGGGAACCAGTCATGGCGTTCCGATCATTGGGTGTCACTGTCCGATCTGTCTGTCAGAAAACCCTCGAAATCGCCGGACACGTTCAGGCGTTGCAGTCGAAGCCCCCGAAGGTCTTTTTCTGATCGACACATCGCCCGAGCTGCGAATTCAACTCATTCGAGAGAAGATCGATCTCGTCCATGCGGCAATCTACACGCATTCCCATGCCGACCATATCTTCGGGCTCGATGACCTCAGGCTCTTTGGTTATCGACTCAATCGACCAATCCCCCTCTACTGCGAAGAAATTGTCGAGCAACAATTAAGAGCAGCGTTCTCGTACGCGTTTGTCCCTCCGCCCCCTGATTTGCACATGGGGGCTGTCCCCATGCTCAAATTTGAGCGACTCTCTCTGGAACCTTTTCAACTTTTAGGGCTGAATATCCTTCCCATCCGTTTGATGCACGGCAAACTTCCCGTCCTGGGTTTCCGGATTGGGAATGTGGCTTTCTGCACTGATGTCAGCTTTATCCCCGAAGAGAGTCTGGAGCGACTCATGGGCCTGGATGTGCTCATTATCGATGCCCTTCGCGACACACCTCATGCCACGCATTTTGGGATTCCGCAGGCACTGGAGATTATCCAATTGACACAGCCCAAACGAGCTTTTTTGACCCACGTTTCGCATCATCTCGATTACGAAACGACCAACAAGCGACTCCCGCCTCATGTGGAACTGGCGTATGATGGCTTGCGAATCCCCTTGACCTGA